A section of the Melopsittacus undulatus isolate bMelUnd1 chromosome 3, bMelUnd1.mat.Z, whole genome shotgun sequence genome encodes:
- the GREM2 gene encoding gremlin-2: MIWKFALSVFLMAALVRVTDTRKNRPAGAIPSPYKDSSSNHSERRQQLNKEVLASSQEALVVTERKYLKSDWCKTQPLRQTVSEEGCISRTIINRFCYGQCNSFYIPRHVKKEEESFQSCAFCKPHKVTSSTVQLECPELDPPFRLKKIQKVKQCRCMSVNLNNSGKL, from the coding sequence ATGATTTGGAAATTCGCCTTATCCGTTTTTCTGATGGCAGCACTGGTTCGAGTAACAGACACCCGGAAAAACCGTCCTGCAGGCGCCATTCCCTCCCCTTacaaagacagcagcagcaaccactCCGAGCGGAGGCAGCAGCTGAACAAGGAGGTGTTGGCCTCCAGCCAGGAGGCCCTCGTGGTCACCGAAAGGAAGTACCTCAAGAGCGACTGGTGCAAGACGCAGCCCCTGCGGCAGACTGTCAGCGAGGAGGGCTGCATCAGCCGCACCATCATCAACCGCTTCTGCTATGGGCAGTGCAACTCCTTCTACATACCCCGGCACgtgaaaaaggaggaggagtcCTTCCAGTCCTGTGCTTTCTGCAAGCCACACAAGGTCACCTCTTCGACTGTGCAGCTGGAGTGCCCGGAGCTGGACCCACCTTTTCGACTCAAGAAAATTCAGAAGGTCAAGCAGTGCCGGTGCATGTCTGTGAATCTTAACAACTCAGGCAAACTGTGA